The following DNA comes from Terriglobales bacterium.
AAAGACAAAGACGGAAAAGATGGCAAGGGCGACGATCGTCCCACCCTTAAGCGGCGTACCGACGATTAACCAAACCAATGATTAACTTAACCAACGATTGCTCATAAAACCGGGCGGCTGGCGCCCGCTGCTTTAACGCATTGCGGTCTAGATTTCTTCAGTCGCATGTCTTCCTATCGCCGCTACTCAGCTTTTCCGCCTCCCTTTTCCTTTTCCAGCTGAATTATGCTCGGCAAAAAGCAATTCGGCGGCAGCGGGCTGAACGCATGAGACGTTTGCGTTCTTGGAGTGCATCCTTGATTGCATCCAGATTGTTTCTGGTCTCCTCACTCAGCAGCTTTTCTTCGAATGATGGCCGGTGAAAGTCTGGCCAGCACTCCTCGCCCAAAGTGGCCGCCGCCGCAGCCACGATCTCCAGCAGCCGGCAGCACAGCGTTGTTCAAGGGGAATCTGTAACGGCTTGTGCGCAATATCACACTGCAAGGTGACGCGGCCCACAGCCGCAGCATCTGGCCGGGTATGAAATTGGACACGCAATTGTAATCGCGCTCACTACGCCATTTTTGATTGGCCGTGAAATTTCACTCTAGGAGGTGTCCTGTGCCAACTCTCGAAGCGACGAGGACCAGTACCAAGATTTCTGTGAAGAACGTGTTATTTGCCACTGATTTTTCCGAAGCCTCCCGCCAAGCTCTCCCCTATGCCATGGCGATTTGCCGTCATTACGGCAGCACGCTGCATGCGCTCCATGTCATACCGGAAATGGTTTACCCACTGGCGCCCAGAATGATGGCGCCAATTGCCGCTACACCGACCTATGAGGCCGTACGCCAGGAAGCGCAAGGGGAACTCAGGCGCATGGCAATTCGCCTGGGGCATATTCCCAACCATAGTCACATCCGCACTGGGAGCGTATGGCAGGCAGTTTCGGAGATCATTCTCAAGGAAAATATTGATCTTCTGATCATCGGCACCCACGGTCGCACCGGGGTAGGCAAGTTGCTGGTCGGCTCTGTGGCCGAAGAGATATTTCGCCAGGCGCCGTGCCCCGTGCTGACCGTCGGGCCGAACGTTTCCGGGAAAGCCCGCTTGCCAATGCTGGGAGGCGAAAGCCTTAACGTTGCGCCAATTTACGTTGAAATCGGTGAAATTCTCTACGCCACCGACTTCCGATCAAAAACGCCGGCTGCGGCGGCTTTCGCCGTGTCCCTGGCACAAGAATTTCAAAGCCACCTCACGCTGTTGCACGTCATAGAGAAGCACGAGGATTACGGAACACCAGGGCCAGTGGATTGGACGTTGAGCCGGTTGAGTGAACTCGTGCCCGATGATGCTGATCTGTGGTGCTCACCCGAACCGGTCGTCAAGTATGGCTCACCTGCCGATTGCATCCTGCAGACCGCCTCTGAAAGAAGTGCGGATCTGATCGTGCTCGGCGCGCGGCCTGCGGACGGCCACATGGGTGCCGCCATCCATCTTCCCTGGGCAACGGCGCACCGAGTGATTGCGCACGCCGCCTGCCCGGTGCTGACGGTTCGTGGTTGAATCCGAGCAACAATAAAACCGGCGGCTTCGGCCGCCGGTTTCCTTTGCGTCTGGTGCTACTTGCCAAAATCAGTCAAGGTCCTCACTGGCAGTGCCATGCGCACGGCGTTCAACACGGCTGCGAAATCAATAATCTCCTGGGCGATGGCTCCCTCAAGCGGTGGTAAATAACCCAAGGCCGCCGCCGCCATCCCAACCGCGCTGGCAAACATGCCTCCAATTGCGCTCTGCAGCGCAATCTTCCGCAGTCGCGCGCCAATATGGAACAGTTCATCTACTTTACCGAGTGACGTGGTAAGAACTACGGCGTCGGCGGCTTCGGCAGTTATGTCGCTATTCACCCCAAAGGCCACCCCGACGGTGGCCGCCATGAGGGCTGGTGCGTCGTTAATTCCATCGCCGACGAACAATGTGGGTGCGCTCTTAACCTCCTGCTCAACCCGCTGCACTTTTTGCTCGGGAGTTTGCCCGGCGTGCACTTCCTCGATCCCAACTTGCGCAGCAAAGTAACGGACTTCAGATTCGCGGTCGCCCGAGATCAGCATTAGTTTCTCGACATTGTGCCGAGGTTTCAGATGGCGGAGGAACGGCTTGCTTTCGCCTCGCGGCACATCATGAAAGCGTAGCGCGCCGGCATACGCGCCCTCGATGAAAACCAGACACTCCAATCCGCTCACTACCGGCGGCAACGCAAGTTCCTTGTCTATTACTTTATTGCGCCCCGTGATGCGCACCGACCGACCACCCACCAGGCCTTCAAGTCCCTGACC
Coding sequences within:
- a CDS encoding universal stress protein, whose product is MPTLEATRTSTKISVKNVLFATDFSEASRQALPYAMAICRHYGSTLHALHVIPEMVYPLAPRMMAPIAATPTYEAVRQEAQGELRRMAIRLGHIPNHSHIRTGSVWQAVSEIILKENIDLLIIGTHGRTGVGKLLVGSVAEEIFRQAPCPVLTVGPNVSGKARLPMLGGESLNVAPIYVEIGEILYATDFRSKTPAAAAFAVSLAQEFQSHLTLLHVIEKHEDYGTPGPVDWTLSRLSELVPDDADLWCSPEPVVKYGSPADCILQTASERSADLIVLGARPADGHMGAAIHLPWATAHRVIAHAACPVLTVRG